Genomic segment of Esox lucius isolate fEsoLuc1 chromosome 15, fEsoLuc1.pri, whole genome shotgun sequence:
CTACCGGAACAGGTTGACAACACTACTGTGGTGTTTTGAGCTCGGTTTATTGCAGATCCAGATGCCTTGTTTTTTGggtgtttttctctctcattaaAGCTTTCAGTACATGATTAGCGTTTTCAGTCCTCTAATGTAAAATAAGATCACTATTTTATGAATGCTGTAAAATTATCAAAAAGCCTGAGCATTATCTGGaatattttattaaacagaGCTGGCAAGATAGgaagtgtttaaaaaaacaggACTCCTAGAATTCTCATCTATAACATCTGTAACAGGTATAAAATAGGTTAATGATTATAACCACAACATATACATTCCTTACTTGCAGTTGTAATGATGTATCTATTAAGAAACATAAATAGGAGCTCTGGCGTACATTTACTTGAATGCTCCATTGATATACTATGAATAGTTACTTTTACCTTCAATATCAAATTTAAGATGTGCTACTGTATAACGCATTTACAAATTGCTTAGAAACAACTCAAACGCCATCAAAACTCCAGAGCTCGGTTACgttgttttacaaataaaatacgtTTCATGACATTTTAGCTGCCATTGCATTTCTTTTAATGATTTTCTTTCCAAGGCGTTCTTTCTCACTATCGTCATCATCACCTTGCAGTTGACGTTACTCGTTTGGATATGATTGACAGGTCGACAGGGATGAAGGTCGTCCTTGGTGCTCATTCTCTGAGCAACGCAGAGGATTCTAAACAAACGTTCAGCATCCTCCAAGCGTACAGCCACCCTGATTTCAGCATCTCTAACTATAACAATGACATTGCTTTGGTCAAGGTAAGTAAGATATACCATAAAACCTGTGCCACTGtactctgtcctgtctgtctcctcatccAGAGAGACTTTCCGCCAGTGTATTCCCCAGAAGGTAGCTACTGTAGATCACAGTCGGACATTCATCATCACACTCGGTGCTAGTAGAGATAACTGCAAGGGATTTGACCTGTTCTCTTGCCACCGAGCTAAAGATCCGCTCTGTGATTGGCAGCTGGATCGGAAAGTGGTGGCCAGTGATTCTGTGAAGACCGTGAAGTTCCAGCGTGATGGCACAAGTGACCCTGACAAGGACAAGGAAGTCAACACTGCTGGGTGGGGGTCACTGAACAACCTGGGGTCGCGACCTGACACGTTGCAGGAAGTTGTCATCGCCGTGATGGACAGGGTGCGCTGTGGTCGGAGTGATTACTACGGCTGGAGGTTCACCGACAACATGCTGTGTGCTGCCAGACCTCGCACCGACACCTGTGACGTAAGTTGACCACACCTCCCAAATCCATCATCTACGTATGTACGTAATATAATAGGttgtttatattatatatatataatattatataatatacaggTAGTTAAATAACAAGGTATGGAATGTTGAAGGTAACCTTTATTTATGAGAACCCTCATATTACTGGAGTATGTTgatctgagtgtgtgtctgtgtgtctgtgtgtctgtgtgtgtgtggtggggtgtgggggggtccTGTAGGGAGATTCTGGAGGTCCCCTGCTCTATCAGGACGTGGTCGTGGGGATCACCTCAAACGGAGGAAAGAAGTGTGGCTCCAGCAGGAAGCCTGGCTTATACACCATCATCTCCCACTACACCGAGTGGATCGACCAGATCATGGCCCAGTAGATGCCTGCTTCCTGAACAACATtgtattccctatatagtacactaatTTACACCATAAACCATAGAAGCCTATTCCCTACAAAGTGCACTTCTTTAGACCAGCGCAGACTAACACAGTAAAACAAGACACACTATATAGCAGCTACTTATAAGATAATGATCACTGTAAAAATCACACCAATAAACTATTTCCATGAATTGATTAACGTAATTGTAGTTTGGCTCTGTTAGTTTTGGGGCTTCATCTAACCAATGATTTTCGGGGCTTCTCCTACCATTCCAGTGACTTCGTAAGGAGAAAGTAAGAAAGTATGGCAACTTTTTATATCTTTTCAGTCCTCAGTGGTAGCATTTTatcattttgggggggggggggggggggggggggggggggggggggggggggggggggctttgtcCAAGAAAATAACAGGGAGGTTTTCATGATGTGTGTCTTGATGCATGTTAGAAACCCTGCATCAATAGTCCATAAAACAGGACCAACTAGAAGCAACATTAGATCCaagctgaagacaaaacaaggGATTAATGGATTTGGATAGATGGTGTATTATGAAAACAAGGCATGGGATTATTTGATTTGGATAGATGGTATTTTATGAAGACAAAACATTGGATTATTTGAAAGGGATAGATGGTTGACAGAAAGGTATGCAGATACGTTCTTATCTAAAAGGTGTGTCAAATGCGTGCTTGATTTCTTtccagggagtttttcctacccactgtgcttcaacatcttATTGCTTTCTCTTTGGGGAATTGGGGTAACTATATAAGCAGCACTTTGTTACAAATGCTGATGTGAGAAaggctttatatatatatatatatatatatatatatatatatatatatatatatgtatatatatatttggttgATAAATATGTCCAAACACAGTattattcataaatgttatATGTTCACTGTGACAGAATTGTGTCGATGTTCTTCTACAGTATTTATCTTCCAGTGTTGCAATCACATAGCTTCCATGAGCAGATATTGTTATGGACATCATGCAGAGGAGGGTACAAGTGGTATTTCACAAGTATCAAAAGAGAGGAGTAAACCAATTATGTAAAAAGCAGCCATGAGGTGAACTCTGGAATTCAGCTTGTGATGTGAAACAAACTGTACAGCCATAACACTATAGTTCACATTGAGAGGAAGGCCCAGTGCTTGAAAAACAGCCATGTTTGCAGAATTATAGGACTCTCTTGACATGTTGAAGGATTGCTGATTTCCTGCTTAACTCCCGGTTCTGGATCTTCCAATAAGGATATTTGGAAAACCAGGGAATGTGTTCAAACATGCCTTTCAGTCTGACAGATTAATTCAACTAATTTCTCCTTTGTATTAATTCATTATATTGAATGAAATGTATCCATCTTCATTCTTTTCCTCAAAGCCTTTCTTCGcttgtctgtcttcctctcagtATAATGTTATACTGTTttaacagacagactgatacatacactgtaaaaaaacaattgaTACATACACTGTATAACAGACAGATTGATACATACACTGTACAACAGACTGATTGATACATACACTGTATAAGACTGATTGATACATACACTGTATAACAGACTGATTGATACATACACTGTATAAGACTGATTGATACATACACTGTATAACAGACTGATTGATACATGCACTGTATAACAGACTTATTGACACATACACTGTATAACAGACTGATTGACACATACACTGTATaacagactgactgattgaTACATACACTGTATAACAGACATATTGACACATACACTGTATaacagactgactgattgaTACATACACTGTATAACAGACATATTGACACATACACTGTATaacagactgactgattgaTACATACACTGTATAACAGACATATTGACACATACACTGTATaacagactgactgattgaTACATACACTGTATAACAGACTGATACTGTATAACAGATAGACTGATACTGGATTATTAACAGACTCATACTGTTTAACAGCCTAATACTGGATTAACAAACAGACTGATACTGTATAACAGATAGACTGATACTGGATTAACAGACTCATACTGTTTAACAGGCTGATACTGTATAACAGATAGACTAATACTGGATTAACAGACTCATACTGTTTAACAGGCTGATACTGTATAACAGATAGACTGATACTGGATTATTAACAGACTCATACTGTTTAACAGGCTGATACTGGATTAACAAACAAACTGATACTGAGAAATGGTTACTGTTTAACAGACAAACTGATATTTAATGACAGAAACCTTTTTAGTGCAGCGAAATGGCCGACTTGAGATGTGATCCACAGCACTCCTTCATTATTAGCAATATAATTCACAATGGTAAATAGAAAATTATTAGAAATATAATTCAGaatgattaataaataatacagaTGTTTGGGCTATAGTGGGTTATAGTAACACTAATGCAATAACATAACTGAAAGCTGTAGGTGTACTACAAGTCTGCCAGCAGATCAGAAAAAAAGCAAATTCTTTGATAAAAGGAGTCTGTGAACCAAAAAGCATATGAGATgactgtacattttacacactTCAGCAGATTTGCAAAACCAAAGACTTCATGTTTTTGACTAAGCATTTTTCCAGGGACAGGAAGTATACCACAGAACACACCTTAAAGATGAGTGGAAAGAACcctaaaattatttaaaattcaacAGTTTCATATTAAGTTTATTACAGAACTTAGGATATTCAGGTTTGGACAGATTTCATACAATGAAACTAATTACATTTTGGGGGCCTTAACCATAGTTTTCATTAGAAAAAGACTGTCTTAGATGCCTGCTCTTTTAGGAAAtaagacaataaaataaatttgattgattgattgatatgtaAGTAGCTTCTGTTTTgccattttttttacaactacatacacatattcaaaatgttctgCTTGCAAATATGAAAAGAGGACATTGAAGGACATTATGTAATATTCTTTAAAGTATGTACCTGTTCTAGTTTTTGTTTCACATGCACGTTTTCCCTATTTCAAAACTAAGGCTGTATTGTGCTCGTAACATAACACAACGCTTGCTCTGATAGTGGTCCCGTTCCTTCCTACAATGAGAATTCCCTATCGAACGCAAGTCTCTGGGAATGGCTGTTTACATTGCTGGTCTGTATAACTGCATTGCCATCTAGTGGAGTGGTGCGGCAATTACAACTGCCCCTGTGTGCTTGTCTTACCAATGGGATGTTTGCCAATTGCCTTAAAGGGACAATATGTACGATTTTTACTGTACAATGACCGTAAAACAAGCATACATGAGCAATAGACATTTGCAGTAAATCCTGCcttctgtattgtaaatgttttatgctaatattttgagatactgggtttttgatttccatgagctggaagccgtaatcatcaagattgaaataaaaaagtaatgaaatgtttcacttcatgtgtaatgaatctataatatatgaaggtgtcactttttgattagaATTACggaaaaaatatgaacatttccaccatattgtttttttaaatgcaccagtatatatttataaatatatacaggtgcatttaaaaatatatatatatataaagagaccaatgtacatttttctttccttacaTGCACTGATTTGAAGTACTTCATACATTTTGTACGTGCTACTTTTAACAATGTAAATGATTTTCTAACTTATATAATTACTGTAACGATTTTTaaccattttatttatattaacgTTTTTCAGTCAGTACAGATCACTGCATTCTTGCTCCAGGTTGCAAGAGCCAACATCGGGCTCATCCCATGTTTTATGGACACATTACCAAGGGGTAGATGCCAATTAATAGGTTACTTATTTTTccataatgaaacaaaacatattcaGAAGAAAAACTATATTTACGATCTTTGATAGCTGTGTATAATACAAGGCATAGCTAACGGAATTGCATGTGGCTTTAATGTCTAAATATGATTGTTTAAAAAGCCACTCCCTTTAAAATATAATGGTTTATGCGGTTGCTATGCTTTCTTGTGTAGTTTCCTCAAGCTCGTATCAACTCTAACGAAAAAAAATCATGGGACCGATGCTCGCGCCTTGAAAAATATCCAAATATCGGTGGATTCCAAAACGTTATTTTCAAAACGTCTTATCAACGGTTGTTAAAATGTCTGGAATACAGAGGGTGAACGGACAATTCCAGTGTATGAGTCCAGCTGTCTGGTAATATTGAtttatgatattttttttactgaaacagGACGCTAtaaagctactgtagcttatcTATAACGTTACTGTAGCCACCTATCAAAATATTGAGcctcatattatatttatattataaaatattgagCTTCTTCACGCTCCAGGACGGCTACTAAGCGTAGCAAGCTAACGTTGAAgtactagttagctagctagctaagtaagCGTTACTCGTATCTAATTTAGCTAGGTTATCTAGCTGGCTATATTGTAATATTGGATAAGCGTACAACAGTTATAGTAATTTTAGCTAGTAACAAGCTACAGCACTGCCCGGATTTCATCAAACTTCCACTCTCGACTGTCTGAATTTTTATTCACGTGTCATTAATGCTGTATTCTCAACAATCAAATATAACGTTAATGAtatgattgtgtttttttttgtattttgactAACTGGCATCAATGGCACCACCATCTTGTCATATTGTGTCTCATTCAGCTGCTCCCGTCTGCGCCGTATCCAGTCTCTGCTGTGGAATGGAGAGTCTAGACCCGATGCGATCCTTTGCTCTCTGGGTTAGTTTAGCACTTACATACCACTGTAGTTAACATTCAAACTCTGAGGAAAAGGCGTTTATTGTCCTATCACTAGTTGCATTTGACACTAGTGCTTGAACTGTGTTAAAAATTCCTCCTTATTTATATAGATATTGATATTGTGATATTTATTCATATGTTTTTCCCCTCATTTATatgatttgcacatgattgTACTATATACAATTCTTTGTATTTAAAGGGATTGACAGCAGGTATAATGAGGGCTGCAGTGAGCTGGCCAACTACCTGTTTTATGGACTGTACAGGAAGAACCAGCTGAACCTGGAACACATCCTTGATGATTTCCCAGAGGAGGTGCTGGATGGTGAGTAGTAGGGGTTTGGCTTGGGTCAGGGTTGGGTATTATTATGATATTGGCGTTCCAGTTATCCCACATGCTGGAAATGAGGTATTACCAACATTAAACATATAACAATCATTAAGAATTAACTTGCAACCCTTTTACCAGAGTGTTAAAATATGTGTGTAAGTGCTAGCACATTGTCAGTAATGATAACAAATGACAACAACAGGCAACCATACATGTaggcaaatgttttgctgcattcCTTGATTTTAGCTGTATCAGCGTTAGGTTTGACAAAATCCAACCATCGGGTACTATAGATAGTTGGTAAATGACAGGACTAGACTATCCAAGGTACTATAGTCCTGTTTTATCTTTTTCTGAGTTTGTTGATTCGACTCCTCAACATTgacattcctcctcctcattTCCAGATGTGATTGTGCTGATCAAGGCGGAGAGTGTCCATCTGTACTGTAACCCGATCAACTATAGATACCTGCTGCCCTACATTGCCCAGTGGAGGAATCTTACCATCCACTGTCTGACCCAAACAGAGGTTTATCTCACTACAGTAATCACATCCACTGTCTGACCCAAACAGAGGTTTATCTCACTACAGTAATCACATCCACTGTCTGACCCAAACAGAGGTTTATCTCACTAAAGTAATCACATCCACTGTCTGACCCAAACAGAGGTTTATCTCACTACAGTAATCACATCCACTGTCTGACCCAAACAGAGGTTTATCTCACTACAGTAATCACATCCACTGTCTGACCCAAACAGAGGTTTATCTCACTATAGTAATCACATCCACTGTCTGACCCAAACAGAGGTTTATCTCACTACAGTAATCACATCCACTGTCTGACCCAAACAGAGGTTTATCTCACTACAGTAATCACATCCACTGTCTGACCCAAACAGAGGTTTATCTCACTATAGTAATCACATCTACTGTTGGACCCAAACCGAGGTCATATCACTACAATAATCAAATGAATGCTAGCATGTGTCTCAACAATCAACCAGGATGAATGCTAACATGTATCTCAACATTCAGCCAAGATGAATGCTTGTTGTCTCGACATAAATGCCCGAATTCCTGTAAGGTTTGGTGAAACACTTCGACCAATGTGGCCTTCATTAGCCAATAAGAAAGCCatgagagtttttcctagccagtgTGCATAAATCctgttgttgctttctctttggggtttaaggcttggtgtttgtaaaagcactttgtgacaactgatgatgtaaaaagggctttataaaatgaatttgattgattgatgaaaaTAGCCTAGTAATAGGCATTAATTGGTTTAGTCTACTATCCAATCATCTCTCACCATTAATTACCCTGCATGTTTTGTGCTCCCAAGCACCAAATGCTTTGTCACAGTTTGGGATAGCCGTGTGAGCATAAAGCGCTGTTGAGCTTTCTTGCTAGCGTTGACTTGCGGCATAACAAGACAGTTCTGGCTTCCATTAAGACTCCATTAAGATTCCATTAAAATTAACTATACTAAAAGGTGTTGTAAGCTATAATCTAGTATTGAAAGGCTTGACTGGATGCAATGTAATTGATCATTTACATGAGCGAACATCAGAAATTCTGCTTAAATTAAAAGATGATAATAGAATGGTCCCTCCCTAATGTTCTGCTTTGAGTGAAAGGTTTTTCCAGCCTCATATGTGCTTGTTAGCACTAGCCTGGGGAAAGGTTATATTTCTGCAGACCATCAACTGTAGCCAGCATATCTCTAGTTATTTGTTTGCTATGTTTGCTAATAAAGATTTACTTTTGTAGATATCCTTTCCCTCAATTACAGTAAACCAATTTGTTTAAATGCAAATAGCATTACATTTTCGCATGTATTCTTCAATGGTTTCAATGATTCACTTGCCAGCTTGCAGAGATGCACTTCCCTCGGTCCTCCCCATCACCTCCTAACCTTTATCCTCTGTCTGCCCCGCTCTGTCGCCCTTCACCTTGACTTGACACAGTATGAAGATGAGGAGGTGGCAGAGGAGTTTAAAATCTCCAGCTTTGTGAACATGGTTCAGGACTGCAGCAGTATCGGAGTTCCATACAGCTCCCAGGGTAAAACTGCACTGCACTGGTCCCCGGTTTCACAGTGACTTTAATCTAGAACTGCCCTGCTAAACATTCCACATCAACTGCGCCCTATCATCATGTACTTCAAACGCTTTCCGTGTTATTGTGTAATTACAAGTGATGATTTGAAGTGGAAACTATGTTGTTTCAGGCCACATCCAGAAGTTTGACATGTTTATGATGGAGAAGTGGCCCATAATTCAGGCCTTTGCTCTGGACGGCATTGGTAGAGGATGCTTCTTCACTATGAAATACAAGGTGATTTACTTTTCTTTGTTAATTATTGAgcaatatatatgtatatacatattcagGAGGGGGTGTTATTTGAGTGTATTGAGTGTGTATAATGTGTGTTATAATCAGGAGAGACACGGTGTGGACACAGTGTCAGTGTTCAGGGTCCTGGAGTGCATTTATTAACAAATAGAAGAGGAAAATGAAACAGAATGTGAACATACAGATTAAATGCATGGGGCAGGCTGCTGTgtcttttttcctctttttccaCTGCTACCCAAAGCTGCTCTCTTGGGCCCTTTTATCCTCCCCCTGACGAGGCCTGTGTTGCGGGCCGGAGTGCAGCCTCGTCAAGGGGTGGCACTCGAGCAGCGTTCCAGGCTAGCAGTTGGGCTGTGTTTAAGGGGCACATTTTGTTGACCGGGCCAGGTGGTTCTCCCCGGGGTATACAAGAGAGGACGTGTACCTGCCACATTGTAtaataatgtgttgtgttaattGTAATGGAAATAATAATGTGCTGTGTGTTCCAGCTGATGGATATCAGTGAACAGCTGTGGCAGATTTATACCAGACTGGACCCGGTCTCCTTGGACACCCTCCTCACTGAGGTAATACAATATTATACCTTCCTGGATACTCTACTCACTGTGGTAATACTATATTATATCTCCTTGGACACCCTCCTCACTGAGGTAATATTATACCTTCCTGGATACCCTCCTCACTGTGGTAATACAATATTATATCTCCCTGGACACCCTACTCACTGAGGTAATACAATATTATATCTCCCTGGACACCCTCCTCACTGAGGTAATACAATATTATATCTCCCTGGACACCCTACTCACTGAGGTAATACAATATTATATATTCCTGGACACCCTCCTCACTGAGGTAGTACAATATTATATCCTCCTGGACACCGTACTTCCTGAGGTAATACAATATTATATATTCCTGGACACCCTCCTCACTGAGGTAGTACAATATTATATCTTCCTGGACACCCTCCTCACTGAGGTAATACAATATTCTGTCTCCCTGGACACCCTCCTCACTGAGGTAATACAATATTATATCTACCTGGACACCCTCCTCACTCAGGTAATGCAATACCCCATTTCCCTGGACACTCTCCTCACAGAGGTAAAACAATGGTCATACAATGAAGCAGTTAGGAAAAGTAAAATATGGCCAGTTTACTATGGTTAAAGGTGTCCTTATGCACAATGCAATGTGGAGTGCCTGTATATAACCTTTAGCTGTGGAATATTGGCCATGTTTTGTAACACCTGTCATATGAGGTCTCTTATGAACCGCGTGCATTCATGATTTGAACCACCCATCGTTAATGAAGCTGTAATACACAATGGATCATCAGTTTTGACATCAGTTTAGTACCTcctattaaatgtaaataactgCACCAACAATGCTATTTCCTTGTAAATAGACATCTATGAAAATAAACTACAGAGAAGATGAGCAGCTTCAGAGATTTTTCAGATTTGCAGAAATGATATGTTGGACCCAATGCTTTTTTGGGAGACAAGAATTTACTAATTGCTagataaaaaagaaacatgctCGTCATGTAGCATATCATAGTGAAACTTGCATTCCTGTTGCTCTGAAATTATTTGATGGTGAAAGTTCAAAACAGAAATAATTCACCTATAGCTGCCGTTTCTATTACAGATGCCACAATGCTTCTTTTATAGACATTAAACCTGGGTCAGCTAAAACCTGCCTAATGACTCTGGTATTGTCTCTTTCAGGACCTGGTGTTGTTTGAGAAGCAGTGGAGCAGCTTCTTTTCCAGCTTTGACATCGAGAGCCATCTGTCCATCCTGGAGCTGTCTGAGGCCCAGGCAGGGGAGGTAGTACACATTCTCCTTACATTACCTACACTACCAGAGACACATCCCCTCTTTACATTATCTGCCCTGACACAAACCCATGTTCTCAACAAATCAACCCTTCTACATTTGTGTTATATAGAGATATACATATAGTATGTATCCACTATAAGTTGTTACATTAAATGTCTTTGTCTTATCCCCAGtcctttaaatgtttgtgtaaaatCCCCAGtcctttaaatgtttgtgtcaaATCCCCAGGCTTTTAAATGTCTGTGTCAAATCCCCAGGcctttaaatgtttgtgtaaaatCCCCAGGCCTTTAAATGTCTGTGTCAAATCCCCAGGCCTTTAAATGTCTGTGTCAAATCCCCAGGCCTTTAAATGTCTGTGTCAAATCCCCAGGGCCTTTAAATGTCTGTGTCAAATCCCCAGGGCCTTTAAATGTCTGTGTCAAATCCCCAGGCCTTTAAATGTCTGTGTCAAATCCCCAGGCCTTTAAATGTCTGTGTCAAATCCCCAGGCCTTTAAATGTCTGTGTCAAATCCCCAGGCCTTTAAATGTCTGTGTAAAATCCCCAGGCGTTCCGGACTTATTTCTCTCATGGCTTGATCTCAAGCAACATTGCTGACAGCAGTAAAAGCCGGCAGCCTTTGGTGTTGTTTGGGAGCCACTCCTCCATGGAGAACCTACAAAGCTACTCCTTCAACTTCCCTTCGGATGGACACCAGGTCCGCAACACTGGCCCTCAGGGGGGCCCAGCCAAACACATGGTGAGAGTTGCTGACCCACTGAGCCCCTGAAGTCATTACTTTCCTCATTTGTTTCTAACATCTAAGTGTTTGGTGTTGGTCTAACTCTGGTCCTCTGTACCTGTGTCTCAGGTTCTCCAGTGTGTGGCTCCTAAAGGATTTCTAGCCTGTTCCAGGACCTACTTCTTTGGAACCACTCACATCCCTTACCTTGGTAAACATACTCATATTTTCTACTTATCTAAATGTAACCATACCTTTCATGTATGTAAAATTATAGTTTCTCAGCTGTTATACGTACATTTTTGTGCTGAAATGTTTGTAGAGCTAATGTCTTTTGTTTCTCTCACAGGCAGTGACAATATGCAACAGGAGAAAACACAACTCTTGTAAGTTCACAAAAACAATAAGTGCTTTAAAAGTGAACCCCTGTCTTCCAGACCATAATATGTGACCTTCTGAATGTTTCTCTACTAGACGTTAAGACCATGTAACTTTCTGAATGTATCTATACTAGACAATAATACGATTTAACCTTCTGAATGTATCTATACTAGACAATAATACGATTTAACCTTCTGAATGTATCTATACTAGACAATAATACGATTTAACCTTCGGAATGTATCTATACTAGACAATAATACGATTTAACCTTCTGAATGTATCTATACTAGGCAATAATACGATTTAACCTTCTGAATGTATCTATATTAGACTTTAATACCATGTAACTTTCTGATTATATCTATAGTACATGTTAATATCATGTAACCTTCTGATTATATCTATATTACATGTTAATATCATGTAGCCTTCTGATGATATCTATAGTAGACATTAATACCATTTAACCTTCTGAATGTATCTATACTAGGCAATAATACGATTTAACCTTCTGAATGTATCTATATTAGACTTTAATACCATGTAACTTTCTGATTATATCTATAGTACATGTTAATATCATGTAACCTTCTGATTATACCT
This window contains:
- the cfd gene encoding complement factor D, whose product is MDCEKGLFVAVALLALVLTADSITGGKEAVAHSRPYMASLQVSRDGKLKHECGGFLVADQWVMSAAHCFVSGSTGMKVVLGAHSLSNAEDSKQTFSILQAYSHPDFSISNYNNDIALVKLDRKVVASDSVKTVKFQRDGTSDPDKDKEVNTAGWGSLNNLGSRPDTLQEVVIAVMDRVRCGRSDYYGWRFTDNMLCAARPRTDTCDGDSGGPLLYQDVVVGITSNGGKKCGSSRKPGLYTIISHYTEWIDQIMAQ